One Equus asinus isolate D_3611 breed Donkey chromosome 26, EquAss-T2T_v2, whole genome shotgun sequence genomic window carries:
- the LOC106822343 gene encoding myeloid cell surface antigen CD33-like isoform X4 yields the protein MLLLLPLLWAGSLARYDRYLLEVQESVTVQEGMCISVPCSIYYPQYSWTDSAPAHGYWFRVGADTNRDAPVATNDPVRKAQEETQGRFQLLGDPRTYNCSLDIRDARRSDTGKYFFWVERGRGKRASRLNYLTVHVTGTLESGHPRNLTCSVPWACERGTPPIFSWTSAALTSLGPRTHLSSVLTLTPRPQDHGTNLTCQVKFPEAGVTVETTIQLNVTWEPGTRAGLIQGIIGGAGVTALLALCIYLIFVIVKTCQKKVARTTVGVDDIHSAMGPASLGHQQGSKLDSPADTTNDTGMVSAFEVEQELHYASISFNRVNPQEGTHRTQ from the exons atgctgctgctgctgcccctgctgtgggCAG GGTCCCTGGCTCGGTATGACAGATACCTACTGGAAGTGCAGGAATCCGTGACTGTGCAGGAGGGCATGTGCATCTCTGTGCCCTGCAGCATCTACTATCCCCAGTACTCCTGGACTGACTCTGCCCCAGCTCATGGCTACTGGTTCCGGGTAGGGGCTGATACCAACCGGGATGCTCCAGTGGCCACAAATGACCCAGTTCGTAAAGCACAGGAGGAGACCCAGGGCCGCTTCCAACTCCTTGGGGACCCCCGGACCTACAACTGCTCCCTGGACATCAGAGACGCCAGGAGGAGCGATActggaaaatactttttttgggtggagagaggaaggggaaaaaggGCTTCCAGATTGAATTATCTCACTGTGCATGTGACGG GAACCCTGGAATCCGGTCACCCCAGGAACCTGACCTGTTCTGTGCCCTGGGCCTGTGAGCGGGGCACACCCCCGATCTTCTCCTGGACATCAGCTGCCCTCACCTCCCTGGGTCCCAGGACCCACCTCTCCTCAGTGCTCACCCTCACCCCACGGCCCCAGGACCATGGCACCAACCTCACCTGTCAGGTGAAGTTCCCTGAGGCTGGTGTGACTGTGGAAACGACCATCCAGCTCAACGTCACCT GGGAACCAGGAACCAGGGCAGGATTGATTCAGGGGATCATTGGGGGAGCTGGTGTCACTGCACTGCTCGCTCTCTGCATCTACCTCATCTTTGTCAT AGTGAAGACCTGCCAGAAGAAAGTGGCCAGGACAACAGTGGGCGTGGATGACATCCACTCTGCCATGGGACCAGCTTCCCTG GGTCACCAGCAAGGGTCCAAGTTAGACAGTCCTGCTGACACTACAAATGATACAGGGATGGTCTCTGCCTTTGAGGTGGAGCAGGAGCTGCATTATGCTTCCATCAGCTTTAACAGAGTGAATCCTCAGGAGGGCACCCACAGGACCCAGTGA
- the LOC106822343 gene encoding myeloid cell surface antigen CD33-like isoform X1 — MLLLLPLLWAGSLARYDRYLLEVQESVTVQEGMCISVPCSIYYPQYSWTDSAPAHGYWFRVGADTNRDAPVATNDPVRKAQEETQGRFQLLGDPRTYNCSLDIRDARRSDTGKYFFWVERGRGKRASRLNYLTVHVTALTNTPHILIPGTLESGHPRNLTCSVPWACERGTPPIFSWTSAALTSLGPRTHLSSVLTLTPRPQDHGTNLTCQVKFPEAGVTVETTIQLNVTCPPENPEISACLGDGTGEPGTRAGLIQGIIGGAGVTALLALCIYLIFVIVKTCQKKVARTTVGVDDIHSAMGPASLGHQQGSKLDSPADTTNDTGMVSAFEVEQELHYASISFNRVNPQEGTHRTQ; from the exons atgctgctgctgctgcccctgctgtgggCAG GGTCCCTGGCTCGGTATGACAGATACCTACTGGAAGTGCAGGAATCCGTGACTGTGCAGGAGGGCATGTGCATCTCTGTGCCCTGCAGCATCTACTATCCCCAGTACTCCTGGACTGACTCTGCCCCAGCTCATGGCTACTGGTTCCGGGTAGGGGCTGATACCAACCGGGATGCTCCAGTGGCCACAAATGACCCAGTTCGTAAAGCACAGGAGGAGACCCAGGGCCGCTTCCAACTCCTTGGGGACCCCCGGACCTACAACTGCTCCCTGGACATCAGAGACGCCAGGAGGAGCGATActggaaaatactttttttgggtggagagaggaaggggaaaaaggGCTTCCAGATTGAATTATCTCACTGTGCATGTGACGG CCCTGACCAACACACCCCACATCCTCATCCCAGGAACCCTGGAATCCGGTCACCCCAGGAACCTGACCTGTTCTGTGCCCTGGGCCTGTGAGCGGGGCACACCCCCGATCTTCTCCTGGACATCAGCTGCCCTCACCTCCCTGGGTCCCAGGACCCACCTCTCCTCAGTGCTCACCCTCACCCCACGGCCCCAGGACCATGGCACCAACCTCACCTGTCAGGTGAAGTTCCCTGAGGCTGGTGTGACTGTGGAAACGACCATCCAGCTCAACGTCACCT GTCCTCCAGAGAACCCAGAAATCAGTGCCTGCCTAGGGGATGGCACAG GGGAACCAGGAACCAGGGCAGGATTGATTCAGGGGATCATTGGGGGAGCTGGTGTCACTGCACTGCTCGCTCTCTGCATCTACCTCATCTTTGTCAT AGTGAAGACCTGCCAGAAGAAAGTGGCCAGGACAACAGTGGGCGTGGATGACATCCACTCTGCCATGGGACCAGCTTCCCTG GGTCACCAGCAAGGGTCCAAGTTAGACAGTCCTGCTGACACTACAAATGATACAGGGATGGTCTCTGCCTTTGAGGTGGAGCAGGAGCTGCATTATGCTTCCATCAGCTTTAACAGAGTGAATCCTCAGGAGGGCACCCACAGGACCCAGTGA
- the LOC106822343 gene encoding myeloid cell surface antigen CD33-like isoform X2 — protein sequence MLLLLPLLWAGSLARYDRYLLEVQESVTVQEGMCISVPCSIYYPQYSWTDSAPAHGYWFRVGADTNRDAPVATNDPVRKAQEETQGRFQLLGDPRTYNCSLDIRDARRSDTGKYFFWVERGRGKRASRLNYLTVHVTGTLESGHPRNLTCSVPWACERGTPPIFSWTSAALTSLGPRTHLSSVLTLTPRPQDHGTNLTCQVKFPEAGVTVETTIQLNVTCPPENPEISACLGDGTGEPGTRAGLIQGIIGGAGVTALLALCIYLIFVIVKTCQKKVARTTVGVDDIHSAMGPASLGHQQGSKLDSPADTTNDTGMVSAFEVEQELHYASISFNRVNPQEGTHRTQ from the exons atgctgctgctgctgcccctgctgtgggCAG GGTCCCTGGCTCGGTATGACAGATACCTACTGGAAGTGCAGGAATCCGTGACTGTGCAGGAGGGCATGTGCATCTCTGTGCCCTGCAGCATCTACTATCCCCAGTACTCCTGGACTGACTCTGCCCCAGCTCATGGCTACTGGTTCCGGGTAGGGGCTGATACCAACCGGGATGCTCCAGTGGCCACAAATGACCCAGTTCGTAAAGCACAGGAGGAGACCCAGGGCCGCTTCCAACTCCTTGGGGACCCCCGGACCTACAACTGCTCCCTGGACATCAGAGACGCCAGGAGGAGCGATActggaaaatactttttttgggtggagagaggaaggggaaaaaggGCTTCCAGATTGAATTATCTCACTGTGCATGTGACGG GAACCCTGGAATCCGGTCACCCCAGGAACCTGACCTGTTCTGTGCCCTGGGCCTGTGAGCGGGGCACACCCCCGATCTTCTCCTGGACATCAGCTGCCCTCACCTCCCTGGGTCCCAGGACCCACCTCTCCTCAGTGCTCACCCTCACCCCACGGCCCCAGGACCATGGCACCAACCTCACCTGTCAGGTGAAGTTCCCTGAGGCTGGTGTGACTGTGGAAACGACCATCCAGCTCAACGTCACCT GTCCTCCAGAGAACCCAGAAATCAGTGCCTGCCTAGGGGATGGCACAG GGGAACCAGGAACCAGGGCAGGATTGATTCAGGGGATCATTGGGGGAGCTGGTGTCACTGCACTGCTCGCTCTCTGCATCTACCTCATCTTTGTCAT AGTGAAGACCTGCCAGAAGAAAGTGGCCAGGACAACAGTGGGCGTGGATGACATCCACTCTGCCATGGGACCAGCTTCCCTG GGTCACCAGCAAGGGTCCAAGTTAGACAGTCCTGCTGACACTACAAATGATACAGGGATGGTCTCTGCCTTTGAGGTGGAGCAGGAGCTGCATTATGCTTCCATCAGCTTTAACAGAGTGAATCCTCAGGAGGGCACCCACAGGACCCAGTGA
- the LOC106822343 gene encoding myeloid cell surface antigen CD33-like isoform X3: protein MLLLLPLLWAGSLARYDRYLLEVQESVTVQEGMCISVPCSIYYPQYSWTDSAPAHGYWFRVGADTNRDAPVATNDPVRKAQEETQGRFQLLGDPRTYNCSLDIRDARRSDTGKYFFWVERGRGKRASRLNYLTVHVTALTNTPHILIPGTLESGHPRNLTCSVPWACERGTPPIFSWTSAALTSLGPRTHLSSVLTLTPRPQDHGTNLTCQVKFPEAGVTVETTIQLNVTWEPGTRAGLIQGIIGGAGVTALLALCIYLIFVIVKTCQKKVARTTVGVDDIHSAMGPASLGHQQGSKLDSPADTTNDTGMVSAFEVEQELHYASISFNRVNPQEGTHRTQ from the exons atgctgctgctgctgcccctgctgtgggCAG GGTCCCTGGCTCGGTATGACAGATACCTACTGGAAGTGCAGGAATCCGTGACTGTGCAGGAGGGCATGTGCATCTCTGTGCCCTGCAGCATCTACTATCCCCAGTACTCCTGGACTGACTCTGCCCCAGCTCATGGCTACTGGTTCCGGGTAGGGGCTGATACCAACCGGGATGCTCCAGTGGCCACAAATGACCCAGTTCGTAAAGCACAGGAGGAGACCCAGGGCCGCTTCCAACTCCTTGGGGACCCCCGGACCTACAACTGCTCCCTGGACATCAGAGACGCCAGGAGGAGCGATActggaaaatactttttttgggtggagagaggaaggggaaaaaggGCTTCCAGATTGAATTATCTCACTGTGCATGTGACGG CCCTGACCAACACACCCCACATCCTCATCCCAGGAACCCTGGAATCCGGTCACCCCAGGAACCTGACCTGTTCTGTGCCCTGGGCCTGTGAGCGGGGCACACCCCCGATCTTCTCCTGGACATCAGCTGCCCTCACCTCCCTGGGTCCCAGGACCCACCTCTCCTCAGTGCTCACCCTCACCCCACGGCCCCAGGACCATGGCACCAACCTCACCTGTCAGGTGAAGTTCCCTGAGGCTGGTGTGACTGTGGAAACGACCATCCAGCTCAACGTCACCT GGGAACCAGGAACCAGGGCAGGATTGATTCAGGGGATCATTGGGGGAGCTGGTGTCACTGCACTGCTCGCTCTCTGCATCTACCTCATCTTTGTCAT AGTGAAGACCTGCCAGAAGAAAGTGGCCAGGACAACAGTGGGCGTGGATGACATCCACTCTGCCATGGGACCAGCTTCCCTG GGTCACCAGCAAGGGTCCAAGTTAGACAGTCCTGCTGACACTACAAATGATACAGGGATGGTCTCTGCCTTTGAGGTGGAGCAGGAGCTGCATTATGCTTCCATCAGCTTTAACAGAGTGAATCCTCAGGAGGGCACCCACAGGACCCAGTGA